acatgcagacgcacgcgtacacacacgaacGCGCGCGTAGACAAACATGCagatgcacgcgtacacacacacgatcgcgcgcgtacacacacatgcatatatgcgcgtactcacacacacgcacatacgagCGTACAAACACgagcacacacgcacgtacacacacaaacagacaaacgcatGCCTACACACAAACACGCCTGCGTATACACACGCGCCTGCgtatacacacgcgcgcgtgcgtacaaacacacacaaacgcgaGTAAACACACatgcatgcgcgtacacacacacgcgcacacacgcatacatatacaaacatgcacacatgcctacacacacaaacacacacaatcgcttttacacacacatgcacacacgcgcatacacacacatacgcatgcgcacacgtacgtacacacaaatgcacacgaacgcgtacacacagacacgtgcgtaAACACACACGCCCGCGCGTACGCACACAACTCGTGTGTGAAACACACAcatgcgcgaacacacacacacagacacacgcgtacacacacaaacacacaaacacaggtgCCTACAGACACACACGCgggcttacacacaaacacacgcatacgcgcaaattcacatacacacatgcaaacgcgtgtgtacacacacaacacgtacacacacgcgcgtagagatacacacgcgcatacacacacacacgcacgtacacacacatgcgtactcACAGACATtcgttcacatacacacacacacacacacgcgtgcgtacacacacgcgcgtgtacacacacccGCACGCaatcacacaaacgcacatacacgcacgtacacacacacaaacagacacgtacaaacacacacatgcgcgtgtacACAGACACACTTtaaagcacacacacacgtgcacactcacacacacacatgcacacgggcgcgtacacacacacatatgcgtccaaacacacgcatgcacacacacatacacgagcgtgtacacacgcatacacacgcgcgtacacacgcacatgtgtgcctgtacacacacatgcgcatgtacacacacacatgcgtgcgtacacacagatacgcacgtacacacacacacacgcgtgcgtacagacacgtgcgtgtacacacacacacgagtatacacacacatgcacgtgtacAAACAAACGCGCAAGTACACACAAACGTGCGAGTACACACAAATGCGTGAGTACATACAAACACgcgcgtacacgcacacacacccgcgcgtacacgcacaaacgcacgcgcgtacacaaacacatgcgggtgagtacacaaacacacacacgtgtgcactcacacacacaatcacgcatacacacacaaacacacgcatacgcatgcgtacacacacactcaagttcacgcgtgcgtacacacacaaacacacacgcacacgcacgtgcgtacacacacagacaACTGCGAGCGTtcacgcatacacaaacaaacacacgcatacgcacgcgtacacacacactcaagttcacgcgtgcgtacacacacaaacatacacgcacacgcgcttgcgtacacacacagacaactgcgagcgtacacacacacacacaagcgcgaacgtacacacaaaaacacacgcgtgcgtacacacacatgcatacacacacacgcgcgcgcatccacacacacacacaaacgtgagcatacgcacacacacatgcgcccacacatacacacgcgcacaaacacatgCCCACACACATACGTGCATTGCGCGtgaacacacacaagcgcacgtgcgcgtacacacacacacacaagcgaacgtgcgcgtacacacacactcaagcaCACGCGTGCGTACAGACATGCACACGAGCACGcttacaaacacaaacagacaaacgcgagcgtacacacacacacatgcacgtgcgtacacacacaaacaaactggtgcgtacaaacacatacacacacacatgcgcgcgcatcCAAACACACACGCTTgcgcttccacacacacacacaagtgcacgtgcaagtacacacacacacacgcgcacgtgcacgtacaaacacacacaaacgaacgtgtgcctacacacacacgcatacgcgcgtatacacaaacacacacacatgcgtacacacacacaagctcatgtGCGTGTATGAACACACACgtgtacgcgcgtacacacacacatgtatgtgcgtacacacacaggcgcgcatatatacacacaagcgcgggcgtacacacacacacgccgcgTACATACAGACACaagcacgcgcatacacacacaaacataagtgcatacacacacacatgcgcatacacacaaacactcacgcgcgtacacacaaacactcacgcacctacacacatatgtgtgcgtgcacacacacgcgcgcacacacattcacacatttgcgtgtacacacacatgcgcatatatatgcatacaaacacgcgcacacgcgctcatacacacacattcatgcgtacacacacacgcttaCACTTGCGTACACATACGCGCACACGTGCGTGTACAGACATATGCGTGTAAACACACGCATATGcacaaacgcgcgtacacacacatgcccgcacatacacacaaacacacacatgcgtgtgcgtacacacacacacaggcgcgtgtacacaaaaacacacgcacgcttacacacacacgcaattgcgtacacacacatgcgcccgcatacacacatgcacacacgctcgcatacacacatacatgcacgcatacacacacaaaaaattatGCGCGCgtacgcacacaaacgcacacaagcgcgcttacacacacacacacacgcgagcgtacacacacacatgcgcaaacATGCTCGTACACAATAACACATgggcacacgcacgcgtacacacacacaagcgcctatgcacgtacacacacacgcgcgtgcacaaacacatatgcacacacgcacgtacacaaacacgcgcacgtacacacacgcgcacacacacacatgcctatgcgcatacacacacacaagctcacgtGCACTTACACAAACACGTGCatgcgcgtacatacacacacacacgtacacacacatacacatgcgtgcatacacaaacacacaaacacgcgtgcatacacacacacacacgcatgtacacacacacacgtacacacaaacaaacatatgcatgtgtacacacacacgcacacgcacgcacgtacacacaaacagacacaggcgcaagtaaacacacacacgcgtgcctacacacacacaaacacatgcgcgtgtacacacacacgcgcgcgtacacacaaagcagcgcaaacaaacaaacacccgCACAGAAACGCAACGCGCACAGGTGCCCGCACACACAaatgcgcatgcgtacacacacacacaagcgccgcgagtacacacacacacaagcacatatgcatatacacacgcacacatgtgcgtacgtacacacaaacacacacacgcgtgcctacacacacacaaacacatgcgcgtgtacacacacgcgcgcgtacacacaaagcagcacaaacaaacaaacacccacacagaaacacacacgcgcacacgtgcgcgtacacataaatacaaatgcgcgcacaaacacacacacgcgtgcgtacacaaacacatgcttatgtgcgcacacacacatgcatacacacaaacatacgtacacatacatgcgcgcgtgtacacacacacgcatgcgtgcagacacaaacgcacaaacacacgcacgtacacaaacatgagtacacacacatgcgtgcatacacacacatatgcgcgtgcacacacacacacagatatatgcgCACATAAACAAACGtgcacacgtgcacgtacacacacgcacacgtacacaaccACACGTACACGCTCGCGTACACAGACATgagcacacgcgtgcgtacacatcaacacgcacacgcacatgcacaagcGCGCGTACAAAAacacatgtgcgcatacacacacacaaataccgcccgtatacacacacactcttatGCACACACacttgcgtgcgtacacacacatacgcgctcatacacaaacacgcacacgcgtgcgtacacacacatgcacacgcatttGTACTCACATGCGTACactcgtgcgtacacacacacacacgtacacacacgcgcgttcacacacacgcgcacacacacatacacgcatgcatacacacacacatgctcacatacacatatacacacgcgcgcgtacacacacaaacaaacacgcgtacatacacacacacgcgcggctttacacacaaacatacgcatgtacacacacgtgcgcatacacacacacgcacgtacacactattatgtgacgaaccactgtgcaaacaattacccctttacaatgggcggtagttctcttcacacaacaaaatagaagtcatatgggtagacttccaaattcacttgtttcttattacgagtgtataagattgttgattatgatcaaatgtatcttcttaaagctggttgcagacaacagaagcaccaatagcaggataattggaggacaggaacaataaactattttataaacaaaactttaatcttacgttaaacaaaataatgaaaaagcacttcaaaacaacaataataagcaatgcaaaatgattgggtgagtaaggtagacgtatctcgtggtgagaacaatgtattctaacaaaacaataaatttggggttaccttataacatgtaaggtaagaaaacagggatgatttacagcaggaaggcgagtgtaaacaaaagataatgagaagaatggaatgaagatggcgctaaaataaggtgatgtatttacaaagaaaatggaaaaataaactttagacaaatcagatatgttagcatatgtacaacatatggggatatcacagtccccccttgtttttgtttttttccatttcccgaggatcaaccgaggttatccttgataatgagtctgccacaatgttttctcgtcctgatatggcgattacttggatattatgtgcagatagtatgtatgaccatcttagaagtttagggttgagagtagtggacctatggagatgcgacagaggagagtggtcgctgtagacgtagatcgtgtcttgtccatcaacatagatctcctATCTCTgtatggtagctacgatggcgaatagttctttctccacagtgggccaatttagttgggaacccataaatcgtccactggaataagagactggtaacagatcagctagtgggggcaggtttcctgttatggctgttattggagcaggatgctgtaataaaatgcccccatatccaagatcactagcgtctgtttggagatagaatggtttggtgaggttaggtgccattaatataggaggagatgacaagtaagtttttagctggttaaatatttgatcatgttgctggcaccaagaaaaatttacttttgaagaagttaaagcaaatagtggtcctgtgaacggtgagaaatttggactgaacttggagtaatatcctaccatacctagaaatctttttaattcctgtttggtagttggaacaggataagaagttatagcgctaatatttgcatcatggggtaatactttaccactgccaactcgatgaccaaggtaagatacctgacctttgcaaaaattactttttgctaagttgatcgttaatccatgttgtttcaaccttgagaaaacttcttttatcttttgaatatggtttatccatgtgtcagaggcaataatgatgtcatctaaatatacaaatactttttccaagtcctgtaaaattaaagacattactctttggaaggtggcaggtgcgttggctaatccgaatggcattacgttataactaaataagccaaatggagtgataaatgaagaaatttcctttgccgtttctgttaatttaatttggtaataacccttcaacaaatctatttgggttaagtaggtcgaattacttacttggtcaatgatatcttgtattcttggtagaggatacgaatctttaattgttaaattattaatcttcctgtaatcggtacaaagacgaaatttaccatttttctttcctactaggagacatggggaagcccatggtgacgcactgggttctgccaatccttctcttactaagtagttcacttcttctttcatgatacccaatttcttctgtgatgttcgatagaaagcttgtttaatgggtgcagcacctggttgtagtttgatgtcatgatctagcatggtgcatctgcctggtttatctgaagttatactaggaaattcatggaataaagctactaaagatttacattttgatgcagataagggttttagatagtctgataagttttccaagatctttgagttttgagaatcctgccaagatgcagttattggatcatctgtaaattgatccataggacaatctatgtatggtatggcactagtaataattaccgttttactttcagctgttgagggagacaaataggcctttaagaggtttatgtggactaattgagtagacttacgcttatctggagtggcgattatatagttggttggcgagatacggtgagtgatggtataaggtccctggtatttctctcgtaggggagagcctgcaatcggatggtatagcagcactgcttctcctactttgaaacttctggttttagcctttttatcatagttaatcttcatcttctcttgagctgttatcaagttagttttggcaatggagtgaagatctgaaagtttcttgttgagttctgaaatatattgggaaagaggtacctcattatctcccaacttcaggatgcgttctttgactgaactgaggatagttcgtggccgtcgaccgaagagtagttcaaaaggtgacataccagtagactgatttcgaactcctcgtatgatgtacatgatcagttccaaatcgcaatcccactcgttacctgaactatggatgtatttccggagaagatttttaatggtctggtgagtgcgttctaatgctccattggtctgtggatggtaagctgaggatgagacttgcgttatatggtaatctttcatagctgttttaaaagcatgactcatgaaattggttccttgatcacattgtagttcagttggaaatcctacaacagtaaatatggacactagtgactttaggatgttcttggctgaaatgtttcttaaaggtactgcaaatggataacgcgtagttgggcataaggccgtaagcaagtattcatgtcccctttttgtcttaggcaaagggcctacacaatctactatgatcttactgaaaggttctttaggcacaattataggttttaagggtgcaactggtacttttacattaggactacttactttttgacatgttgtacatgtttttacatactctttaatgtcattcttcatgtttggccaataaaagtcttgactgatgcgttcatatgttttagtgataccaagatgagagtcagcagagtgggacaattctaggatcagaggtcttatatccttaggaacaactatctggaatagatccttccaggtttctagatgactgttcttgctggacctgaattttctcattagtacattattattaatataaaaataagaacacttgttggtatcctttggtttcacttggttgaaacactgctgtagagtgacatctttcctttgttgatagctaaaggaatcaggctggatcttatatgtactcatcaactcgttgaaatccataggttcagagactggcaacgggtttgatgatgattcagtaggggtgtcctttttactgctttgtgtcactgctaagcattcctcctgtacaacttcacctggagatactgctattaagtttgttaagacaacagagttagctatgtcattacccaggattacatctacattcttgcatggtaacagttctggatttacagctacttcagtagttccagagaaataaggacaatgaaggtttacattaatgagaggcaacatagacttactggttaggtcattaactgcaacatacctgtgagtttcacctttaggtcgtattactttaggagagacgatcgtttgagaggatccagtgtctctgagtatggttacaggtttaccatttattttgcctgagcaagtgaagggtgcaaacgcttgggactcgtgtgatgcacaatggtaGGTCTTTTTCTtatccaccttaggttttggttcctgtttgggcagattcatttgcttaggagagaattgagggggattaggttttctctttaagtatgaagctgcacaatgtggatcaggacattctgaaatatgatgtccttcttgtttgcagtatgtacaagtttccttaggtctagtttctctatatggggttttacctactttatgaataagagcatagtcatctgcctttaaagcggctttcttagggtcagattcattctgctctcttagatacacattaatgctacctggtattttccttaagaactcctccattactattaaatctttcaactgctcgaaagttttgacatctactttgtctacccacttctgaaactgtttaatctttccattcataaattctaaaaaggtctgctgaacttgcttctgactattacgaaatatttgcctataaccttccgcagtaatagaataagcatcaaggattgcctgtttaattatgaaataatcatgttcctctaacatagtggcacatacagataatgctttacctttaaatgagttccggatgattaaataccatttgtcctgaggccaattgagattcttggctgtgtcttcgaacacagaaaagtagttatcaggttcccgttcttcaaatgtgggcagcaatttctgcaccttgcccacatcaaagggttcgggaattagcttaccttcttccttttctttcagtcttataaatgccagatcccgttctgttactgtggccgcttctctctcaatctgcagcctaacacggagagcgttgtttttctgttcactttctttttcttgttgctccaaagcagttgcagcagcttccgcagcagtttccaccttgatacgttctagggaagcagcagcagcagccgtgcgctcagcagcagcggctttcctctcttctaactcagcggcggcagttgcggctcgttcagcagcagcggctctttctcgttctaccagagttgcggcagttgcggctctttcagcagcagcggctttcctctcttctacctcagcggcggcagttgcagctcgttcagcagcagcggctttcctttcttctacctcagcggcggcagttgcggcagttgccgctgcagttgcggcttgcatcttcatcttttccaactccagctgtagacttagtttatccaagtcactatttggattggtaactgttagagctcgaacgtcagccaattcttcttctggaacaatatcttcatctacaaggaagttcaaaatatgactgagaattacacattttacggcagttgcgggaacctgtacatcataatggcgagctagattctttaggtcagtttttgtggcaactgtgagagattccacatgatctcgtggtgatacaataaattgttgcaagttgaaaggcattttgaatgtcgcccgtggcgcaagataagtacaaactaaaataaatatacaaactttacaagaataagtataagatcatacgatcgcaaaataacaatctttcgatcacagaaatacaaaacagcgatcacaaaattacaagatcgagagatcacaaaattacaaaattatatgattagatcacacttgcacaaaaatagcttaaatacaaaattaagtctcgcgaaacttacgataatactattaaaacttttattcacagttaacgactgaacaattattttttttttcttttttttatactcgagatcttgagcacgcggctaactacttcataattactcaaccgacacgcttaacatcacaaacttttacaacaattttaccgaatcggtaaacaaggctttaaaactcaaaggtattttttactttaaacatacctaattagcacgttctagtttacatttttttttaatttataccagcttaatacgataacttttcaatgttacattttaatttatataaatgctatattattctcgttatgataaagtatctagttaatagtcaacacctagtttaaagtaattgattatcagaataatgcgcaaactggacaaaatacgtagtatgcgcttaatagatataacaggagtaattcaacacaagtattcaaatattcatttaccgacacgtaaatgttatttgtacaccaaaatagtacttttaacaccaaaca
This Palaemon carinicauda isolate YSFRI2023 chromosome 25, ASM3689809v2, whole genome shotgun sequence DNA region includes the following protein-coding sequences:
- the LOC137618822 gene encoding uncharacterized protein: MPFNLQQFIVSPRDHVESLTVATKTDLKNLARHYDVQVPATAVKCVILSHILNFLVDEDIVPEEELADVRALTVTNPNSDLDKLSLQLELEKMKMQAATAAATAATAAAEVEERKAAAAERAATAATLVERERAAAAERAATAAAELEERKAAAAERTAAAAASLERIKVETAAEAAATALEQQEKESEQKNNALRVRLQIEREAATVTERDLAFIRLKEKEEGKLIPEPFDVGKVQKLLPTFEEREPDNYFSVFEDTAKNLNWPQDKWYLIIRNSFKGKALSVCATMLEEHDYFIIKQAILDAYSITAEGYRQIFRNSQKQVQQTFLEFMNGKIKQFQKWVDKVDVKTFEQLKDLIVMEEFLRKIPGSINVYLREQNESDPKKAALKADDYALIHKVGKTPYRETRPKETCTYCKQEGHHISECPDPHCAASYLKRKPNPPQFSPKQMNLPKQEPKPKVDKKKTYHCASHESQAFAPFTCSGKINGKPVTILRDTGSSQTIVSPKVIRPKGETHRYVAVNDLTSKSMLPLINVNLHCPYFSGTTEVAVNPELLPCKNVDVILGNDIANSVVLTNLIAVSPGEVVQEECLAVTQSSKKDTPTESSSNPLPVSEPMDFNELMSTYKIQPDSFSYQQRKDVTLQQCFNQVKPKDTNKCSYFYINNNVLMRKFRSSKNSHLETWKDLFQIVVPKDIRPLILELSHSADSHLGITKTYERISQDFYWPNMKNDIKEYVKTCTTCQKVSSPNVKVPVAPLKPIIVPKEPFSKIIVDCVGPLPKTKRGHEYLLTALCPTTRYPFAVPLRNISAKNILKSLVSIFTVVGFPTELQCDQGTNFMSHAFKTAMKDYHITQVSSSAYHPQTNGALERTHQTIKNLLRKYIHSSGNEWDCDLELIMYIIRGVRNQSTGMSPFELLFGRRPRTILSSVKERILKLGDNEVPLSQYISELNKKLSDLHSIAKTNLITAQEKMKINYDKKAKTRSFKVGEAVLLYHPIAGSPLREKYQGPYTITHRISPTNYIIATPDKRKSTQLVHINLLKAYLSPSTAESKTVIITSAIPYIDCPMDQFTDDPITASWQDSQNSKILENLSDYLKPLSASKCKSLVALFHEFPSITSDKPGRCTMLDHDIKLQPGAAPIKQAFYRTSQKKLGIMKEEVNYLVREGLAEPSASPWASPCLLVGKKNGKFRLCTDYRKINNLTIKDSYPLPRIQDIIDQVSNSTYLTQIDLLKGYYQIKLTETAKEISSFITPFGLFSYNVMPFGLANAPATFQRVMSLILQDLEKVFVYLDDIIIASDTWINHIQKIKEVFSRLKQHGLTINLAKSNFCKGQVSYLGHRVGSGKVLPHDANISAITSYPVPTTKQELKRFLGMVGYYSKFSPNFSPFTGPLFALTSSKVNFSWCQQHDQIFNQLKTYLSSPPILMAPNLTKPFYLQTDASDLGYGGILLQHPAPITAITGNLPPLADLLPVSYSSGRFMGSQLNWPTVEKELFAIVATIQR